In Streptomyces sannanensis, the DNA window CCGCTCGGCCAGCTTCCGCAGCAGCCGGGGGTCCTCGGCCGCGCGCACGCCGTGGCCGACGCGCGAGGCGTGCAGGTCGTCCAGGCAGTCCCGGACACTCGCCGGGCCGGCCAGCTCGCCGCCGTGCGGCGCGGCGAGCAGCCCGCCCTCCCGGGCGATCGCGAAGGCACGGTCGAAGTCACGCGCCAGGCCCCGGCGCTCGTCGTTGGAGAGCCCGAAACCGACGACTCCGTGGTCGGCGTACCGGACCGCGAGCCGGGCGAGCGTACGGGCGTCCAGCGGGTGCTTCATACGGTTCGCGGCGACCAGCACGCGCATGCCGAGGCCGGTGTCCCGCGAGGCGGTCTCCACGGCGTCCAGGATGATCTCCAGGGCCGGGATCAGACCGCCTAGCCGGGGTGCGTACGAGGTGGGGTCGACCTGGATCTCCAGCCATCCGGAGCCGTCCCGGAGGTCCTCCTCGGCGGCCTCGCGCACCAGCCGCTGGATGTCCTCGGGTTCGCGCAGGCAGGAACGCGCCATGTCGTACAGCCGCTGGAAGCGGAACCAGCCGCGCTCATCGGTGGCCCGCAGTTTCGGGGGCTCCCCGCCGGTCAGTGCGTCGGGCAGATGGACGCCGTACTTGTCGGCAAGCTCGAGCAGGGTCGCGGGCCGCATCGAGCCGGTGAAGTGCAGATGAAGATGAGCCTTGGGCAGCAGCCGCAGATCTCGTACGTCCGGGGGGTTCGGGGGGTGCTCCCCTGAAAAGGCCAGCATTCATGGATCTTGCCGCATGCGTCCGTGGTCCGGCACCCCCTTTCCCCGATCGGGTTCTTGTCCGAACGCAGAAACGAGCGGGCGCCCGGAAAGCTCCGGGCGCCCAAAAGAACCGCAACCATCAATTGAGTGACCCCCGCGGCGAGCAACCACGTCCGCGAGAGCGGCTGGCGGCACCCCTGGGGGCACCCTCAGGGACAGCCGGGGGAGGTTCAGCCGCAAAAGTCAGCCGCGGGCTTCGGCCAGCAGCTTCTGGATCCGCGAGACGCCCTCGACCAGGTCCTCGTCGCCCAGGGCGTAGGACAGCCGCAGGTAGCCCGGCGTGCCGAAGGCCTCGCCCGGGACGACCGCGACCTCGGCCTCGTCCAGGATCAGCGCGGCGAGTTCGACCGAGGTGGCCGGGCGCTTGCCGCGGATCTCCTTGCCGAGCAGGCCCTTGACGGACGGGTACGCGTAGAAGGCGCCCTCCGGCTCCGGGCACAGCACGCCGTCGATCTCGTTGAGCATCCGGACGATCGTGCGACGGCGGCGGTCGAAGGCGACCTTCATCTCGTCCACGGCCGACAGGTCACCGGAGACGGCGGCGATGGCCGCGACCTGGGCGACGTTCGACACGTTGGACGTGGCGTGCGACTGGAGGTTGGTCGCGGCCTTGACGATGTCCTTCGGGCCGATGACCCACCCGACACGCCAGCCGGTCATCGCGTACGTCTTGGCGACACCGTTGACGACGATGCACTTGTCGCGCAGCTCCGGCACGACGACCGGGAGCGACGAGAACTCGGCGTCGCCGTAGACCAGGTGCTCGTAGATCTCGTCCGTCAGCACCCACAGGCCGTGCTCGGCGGCCCAGCGGCCGATCTCCTCGACCTGCTCACGGGGGTAGACGGCGCCGGTGGGGTTGGACGGGGAGACGAAGAGCAGCACCTTCGTGCGCTCCGTGCGCGCCGCCTCCAGCTGCTCCACCGAGACCCGGTAGCCGGTGGTCTCGTCGGCGACGACCTCGACCGGGACACCGCCCGCGAGCCGGATCGACTCGGGGTAGGTGGTCCAGTAGGGCGCGGGGACGATGACCTCGTCGCCCGGGTCGAGGATCGCGGCGAAGGCCTCGTAGATGGCCTGCTTGCCGCCGTTGGTGACCAGGATCTGCGAGGCGTCGACCTCGTAGCCGGAGTCGCGCAGCGTCTTGGCCGCGATCGCCTCCTTCAGCTCGGGCAGGCCGCCGGCCGGGGTGTAGCGGTGGTACTTCGGGTTCTTGCAGGCCTCGATCGCGGCGTCGACGATGTAGCCGGGAGTCGGGAAGTCGGGCTCGCCGGCGCCGAAGCCGATCACCGGACGCCCGGCGGCCTTGAGGGCCTTGGCCTTGGCGTCGACAGCGAGGGTCGCGGACTCGGAGATCGCGCCGATACGGGCGGAGACCCGGCGCTCGGTGGGAGGAGTTGCAGCGCTCATGCGGCCATGGTCCCAGACCGCAAACGGCATCGGCACACAGGTTTCGCCAAGCGGACAAGACGGTTCCGGACGGGCTTCCGGACCGGGTCGGGGAAGCTTCCGGAGCTATCTGTTCGACGAGTGGCCCAAGACCACGTACACTCACCTGTCGTTGGCCCTCACCAGCAAGTCTGCCTTGTGCACTCCGAGCACTCGGTCGGATGCGGTAGGTTGGGGGACACCACAAAGGGTCGTAGCTCAATTGGTAGAGCACCGGTCTCCAAAACCGGCGGTTGGGGGTTCAAGTCCCTCCGGCCCTGCTACACACTCCTTTCGCCAGGATGTGTGCGCATCGCATGTACGTACTTCAATGCACCGCCGTGCGGCTCCACCGGGCGCGGCACGGCCACGACCCGGAATCAGGTGAGAGACGTGACGGACGCCGTGGGCTCCATCGACATGCCTGATGCCCAGGATGAGGCAGCGGAGTCCAAGAAGCCGCGCAAGGGCGGCAAGCGCGGCAAGAAGGGCCCTCTGGGCCGCCTCGCGACCTTCTACCGCCAGATCATCGCCGAGCTGCGCAAGGTCGTCTGGCCGACGCGCAGCCAGCTGTCGACATACACCACCGTGGTGATCGTCTTCGTGGTCGTCATGATCGGCATCGTGACCGTGATTGACTATGGCTTCCAGGAAGCCGTCAAGTACGTCTTCGGCTGATCTCGCGAAGGGCGCCTCTTCCGGCGCCCGCTTTCGCATTTGTTCCACCCCATCTGTATCCAGGAAGAAGCAGCCACCGTGTCTGACCCGAACCTGAACGACGCCAACGAGTCGGCCGAGTCCATCGAGGACCAGCTCGGCATCGTGGAGGCGGCCGACGAGGACCAGGCCGAAGCTGCTGACGCCGCCGCCGGCGAGGCCGCCGAAGAGGCCGCGATCCACGTCGAGGACGAGGGCGCCCAGGACGTGGAGGACCTCGAGGCCGAGGAGTCCCTCGAAGAGGACGCCGAGGCTGCCGAGGCTGCCGAGGAGACCGAGGCCGCCGCTCCCGTCGACCCGGTCGAGGCGCTGCGCCAGGAGCTGCGCGGTCTGCCCGGCGAGTGGTACGTGATCCACACCTACGCGGGCTACGAGAAGCGCGTGAAGGCCAACCTGGAGCAGCGTGCCGTCTCGCTGAACGTCGAGGACTTCATCTACCAGGCCGAGGTGCCCGAGGAAGAGATCGTCCAGATCAAGAACGGCGAGCGCAAGAACGTCAAGCAGAACAAGCTGCCCGGCTATGTGCTCGTCCGTATGGATCTGACGAACGAGTCCTGGGGTGTTGTCCGCAACACGCCCGGCGTCACCGGCTTCGTGGGCAACGCCTACGACCCGTACCCGCTGACCCTGGACGAGATCGTCAAGATGCTCGCCCCGGAGGCCGAGGCCAAGGCCGCCCGCGAGGCCGCCGAGGCCGAGGGCAGGCCGGCGCCGGCCCGCAAGCTCGAGGTCCAGGTGCTGGACTTCGAGGTGGGCGACTCGGTCACCGTCACGGACGGCCCGTTCGCCACGCTCCAGGCCACGATCAACGAGATCAACGCCGACTCGAAGAAGGTCAAGGGCCTCGTCGAGATCTTCGGCCGCGAGACTCCGGTCGAGCTGAGCTTCGACCAGATCCAGAAGAACTGATCCCACGCTTCCGGACAGGTCAGACAAGCCCCAGTGGCTTGTCTGACCTGCTCGGTTTTTGGCCGCGCGTAGGTACCCGTTATCGTTGTGCGGTATGCCTCCATCCGGATCATCCGGATGAGGGCGGAAAACTCTCACTAGGACCCGGAGAGAGCAATGCCTCCCAAGAAGAAGAAGGTCACGGGGCTTATCAAGCTCCAGATCAACGCCGGTGCGGCGAACCCGGCTCCGCCGGTCGGCCCCGCGCTGGGTCAGCACGGCGTCAACATCATGGAGTTCTGCAAGGCCTACAACGCCGCGACCGAGTCGCAGCGTGGCTGGGTGATCCCGGTGGAGATCACGGTCTACGAGGACCGCTCCTTCACCTTCATCACCAAGACTCCGCCGGCCGCGAAGATGATCCTCAAGGCCGCGGGTGTGGAGAAGGGCTCCGGCGAGCCGCACAAGACCAAGGTCGCGAAGCTTACGCGTGACCAGGTCCGCGAGATCGCCACCACCAAGATGCCCGACCTGAACGCGAACGACCTGGACGCCGCCGAGAAGATCATCGCCGGTACCGCTCGTTCCATGGGCATCACGGTCGAGGGCTGACCTCAACCCCCCTTGTGACCTCCAGTGGCAGGGCCAGGCGCTGGCCCGGACCACGACTCCACGCTCGAAACAATCAGGAGCAGAAGTGAAGCGCAGCAAGACTCTCCGCGCTGCGGACGCCAAGATCGACCGGGAGCGTCTGTACGCCCCCCTCGAGGCCGTCCGTCTTGCCAAGGAGACCTCCGCGACCAAGTTCGACGGCACCGTCGAGGTCGCCTTCCGCCTGGGTGTCGACCCGCGCAAGGCCGACCAGATGGTCCGTGGCACCGTGAACCTCCCGCACGGCACCGGTAAGACCGCCCGGGTCCTGGTCTTCGCGACCGGCGACCGTGCCGAGGCCGCGCGTGCCGCGGGCGCCGACATCGTCGGCGCCGACGAGCTGATCGACGAGGTCGCGAAGGGCCGTCTGGACTTCGACTCGGTCGTCGCCACCCCGGACCTCATGGGCAAGGTCGGCCGCCTCGGCCGTGTGCTCGGTCCCCGTGGCCTGATGCCGAACCCGAAGACCGGCACCGTGACGATGGACGTCACCAAGGCCGTCACCGACATCAAGGGCGGCAAGATCGAGTTCCGCGTCGACAAGCACTCGAACCTGCACTTCATCATCGGCAAGGTGTCCTTCGACGACACCAAGCTGGTGGAGAACTACGGCGCCGCGCTGGAGGAGATCCTCCGTCTGAAGCCGTCCGCCGCGAAGGGCCGGTACATCAAGAAGGCCGCCATCACCACCACGATGGGCCCCGGCATTCCGGTCGACCCGAACCGCACCCGCAACCTCCTCGTCGAGGAGGACCCGGCCGCCGTCTGACCGGGCCGAGCGCGACCGGCTCGAATCGGTCAAGCATGAAGCCGGGCCCCGCACCTCTTCCCGAGGTGCGGGGCCCGGCTTTATTCGGTCTTCATTGTCAGAGGGCTGCGTTACGGTGCAGTGGTACATAGATCGACACAAGGGGTGGGAAATGTTCAGGCGTGTGGGCGTATCGCTGGCGGCTGTGGCCGTGCTGGCCGGTGCCGTGGGCTGTCAGGCCGGTGACGGGGACAAGAAGGCCGCCGGGGAGTCGAAGCCGGCCACGCAGCACCAGAGTCATGCGGACGCCACGCAGGCCCTCACGGCCGCCTACCAGAAGACGGCGGCGGCGAAGTCCGCCAAGGTCCGGATGACGATGTCCATGCCTGCCTCCGCCCCGGGCGGCGGTGACATGGAGATGACCGGTGTCCTGGGGTGGGACCCCACCGTGATGGACATGACCATGAAGGGCGGGGCCTTCGGCGCCGCCCCGGGCAGCCCCGAGCAGATGCGCATGGTGTGGCAGAACAACATCATGTACATGGACATGGGGGCAGCCGGCGCCAAGGATATGGACGGCAAGCGCTGGATGAAGCTCGATCTGGCCGCCGCGGCCGAGGCGAGCGGAGACAAGGCCGTGCAGCAGCAGATGGCCCAGGGCCTGGAGAACATGAACCAGGACCCGGCCCAGCAGCTCGCCCTGCTGCTCGACTCGCCGAACCTGGATCACCTGGGCCCGGTGACGGAGGACGGCGTGCGGACCGAGCACTACAAGGGCAAGGTCACCCTCGACGAGATGGTGGCGTCCAACAAGTCGCTCGACACGCTGAGCAAGCAGGACCGTGATCGGCTTCTGGCCGATATGAAGAAGTCGGGCATCAAGGCGTACGACACCGAGGTCTGGGTCGACAAGGACGGCTATCCCGTCCGGATGGACGTCGATATGGACACTCCGGAGGGCGCGGTGAAGGTGAGCGCGCACTACTCCGATTACGGCGCCGCAGCCACGGTCCAGGCTCCGCCCGCCGATGAGACCGTCGACCTGTTCAAGATGATGAAGGAGCTGGGCGAGGGCATGAAGGACGGTGCCGGCGCCACCGCCGGCACGGCATGATCGCCCGATTTGCTTGACGCGGACCGTTCCCGTACGCTTCCACGGAAGCCAAAGACCGCTGGTTGTTGCCGCGCCTTCGATGTGCGGTGGCCGAAGGATCCGCTAGCTGCGGGCGGCCCGCGTAGGTGACTGTGGAAGAGTTCCCGGACGTCCCTTCTCTGAAGGACACAGCCGGTCGAGCTGAGCCCCGTGCGCCTGCGCTCGGGGCGTTTCGTTTTGTTCAGCCCCTTCCGAGCGGTCGTCATCACCCGGAAGGAGGCCGACGCTCTATGGCAAGGCCCGACAAGGCTGCCGCGGTAGCCGAGATTGCGGAGCAGTTCCGCAGCTCGAACGCCGCTGTGCTGACCGAGTACCGGGGTCTCACCGTCGCGCAGCTGAAGACGCTGCGTCGTTCGCTCGGTGAGAACGCCCAGTACGCCGTGGTGAAGAACACGCTGACCAAGATTGCGGCCAACGAGGCCGGGATCACCGCACTGGACGAGCACTTCGCTGGTCCGACCGCGGTCGCCTTCATCACCGGAGACCCGGTGGAGTCGGCGAAGAGCCTGCGTGACTTCGCCAAGGACAACCCGAATCTCATCATCAAGGCCGGTGTCCTTGAGGGCAAGGCGCTCTCCGCCGATGAGATCAAGAAGCTTGCGGACCTCGAGTCCCGCGAGGTTCTGCTCAGCAAGCTGGCCGGCGCGTTCAAGGGCAAGCAGTCCCAGGCTGCCTCGCTCTTCCAGGCGCTGCCGTCGAAGTTCGTCCGCACCGCGGAAGCGCTTCGCGTCAAGCTCGCCGAGCAGGGCGGTGCCGAGTAATTCGGCTCGCGCATTGATCCGCGCCGCCTAGTGCGTGGGTCGTAGCGGGCCGCTACGCCCGCCTTTCGATACATCTCGGCACCAGCCGAATTAGTGGAAGGATCGCCCATCATGGCGAAGCTCTCTCAGGAAGACCTGCTCGCTCAGTTCGAGGAGATGACCCTCATCGAGCTCTCCGAGTTCGTGAAGGCTTTCGAGGAGAAGTTCGACGTCACCGCCGCCGCTGCCGCCCCGGTCATGATGGCCGGCCCGGGCGCCCCGGCTGCCGAGGCTGCTGAGGAGAAGGACGAGTTCGACGTCATCCTCACCGGCGCCGGCGACAAGAAGATCCAGGTCATCAAGGTCGTGCGTGAGCTGACCTCCCTGGGCCTGAAGGAGGCCAAGGACCTCGTCGACGGCACCCCGAAGCCGGTCCTCGAGAAGGTCAACAAGGAGGCCGCCGAGAAGGCCGCCGAGTCCCTCAAGGCTGCCGGTGCGGCCGTCGAGGTCAAGTGACCTTGTTGAGTCTCTGACTCTTCGGACTCCATGAGTCCTGCCAGGGCGATCACCCATCCGGGTGGTCGCCCTTCGGCGTTCCCCGGACGCGTGTCGTCCTGGGTTCGTCGCGGCGGGTATGGTGATCTTCTCCGTGCGCCCCTTGACGAACCGCACGAGGCGCGCAATTCTCAGGACGCGTCGTCGAACGATCCGGGATCCGAGGCATGGATCGACGGCGAAGAGGGCAGTATCGATATGCGCTTCCGCGCGTGGGTTGGCGCAGGTGTTGAGAAGAACGAGGGTCCTCCATAACCCGCACTGGACATCAGTGGGCCATGTGGCTACACTGACCCTTTGCGCTGCCTGTTAGCTGCCTCCTGCCCGTCACCAGGGGCATGCCCACGCTGAAGCATCGACGACCGAACCGCCCTGACCTGGCCGTTTAGCCGAATCAGGAACGTCTGTCTCCGTGCACGGTTTGGGACCGGTACGCGCGTAGTGAGTCCGAGCCCTCGGAAGGACCCCCTCTTGGCCGCCTCGCGCAACGCCTCGACTGCCAATACGAACAACGGCGCCAGCACTGCCCCGCTGCGCATCTCTTTTGCAAAGATCAAGGAGCCCCTCGAGGTTCCGAACCTCCTTGCGCTGCAAACCGAGAGCTTCGACTGGCTGCTCGGCAATGCCGCTTGGAAGGCTCGCGTCGAGACGGCTCTCGAGAACGGACAGGACGTCCCCACGAAGTCGGGTCTGGAGGAGATCTTCGAGGAGATCTCCCCGATCGAGGACTTCTCCGGGTCGATGTCGCTGACCTTCCGGGACCACCGCTTCGAGCCTCCGAAGAACTCCATCGACGAGTGCAAGGAGCGCGACTTCACCTTCGCCGCGCCGCTGTTCGTCACTGCCGAGTTCACCAACAACGAGACCGGTGAGATCAAGTCCCAGACGGTCTTCATGGGCGACTTCCCGCTCATGACGCACAAGGGCACCTTCGTCATCAACGGCACCGAGCGTGTCGTGGTGTCGCAGCTGGTCCGCTCGCCGGGTGTGTACTTCGACACCTCGATCGACAAGACGTCCGACAAGGACATCTACTCCGCGAAGGTCATCCCGTCCCGGGGTGCCTGGCTGGAGATGGAGATCGACAAGCGTGACACCGTCGGTGTCCGCATCGACCGGAAGCGCAAGCAGTCCGTCACCGTCCTCCTGAAGGCGCTCGGCTACACCACCGAGCAGATCCTCGAGGAGTTCGGCGAGTACGAGTCCATGCGTACGACCCTGGAGAAGGACCACACCCAGGGCCAGGACGACGCGCTGCTCGACATCTACCGCAAGCTGCGCCCGGGCGAGCCCCCGACGCGTGAGGCCGCGCAGACGCTGCTCGAGAACCTCTACTTCAACCCGAAGCGCTACGACCTCGCGCAGGTCGGCCGCTACAAGGTGAACAAGAAGCTCGGTGGCAACCAGCCGCTCGACGCCGGTGTCCTGACCGTCGAGGACATCCTCGCGACGATCAAGTACCTGGTGAGGCTGCACGCCGGCGAGACCGAGACGGTCGCCGAGAACGGCCAGACGATCGTCGTCGAGACCGACGACATCGACCACTTCGGCAACCGCCGCCTGCGCAACGTGGGCGAGCTCATCCAGAACCAGGTCCGCACGGGTCTGGCGCGGATGGAGCGCGTCGTGCGCGAGCGCATGACCACCCAGGACGTCGAGGCGATCACGCCGCAGACCCTGATCAACATCCGGCCGGTCGTCGCCTCCATCAAGGAGTTCTTCGGCACCAGCCAGCTGTCCCAGTTCATGGACCAGAACAACCCGCTGTCGGGTCTCACCCACAAGCGCCGTCTGTCGGCGCTGGGCCCGGGTGGTCTGTCCCGTGAGCGGGCGGGTCTGGACGTCCGTGACGTGCACCCCTCGCACTACGGCCGCATGTGTCCGATCGAGACGCCGGAAGGCCCGAACATCGGTCTGATCGGCTCGCTCGCCTCGTACGGCCGGGTCAACGTCTTCGGCTTCATCGAGACGCCGTACCGCAAGGTCGTCGACGGCCGCGTCACGGAAGAGGTCGAGTACCTCACCGCCGACGAGGAGGACCGCTTCCTCATCGCCCAGGCGAACGCTCCCCTGACCGAGGAGAGCACCTTCGCCGAGGCGCGTGTGCTGGTCCGCCGTCGTGGTGGCGAGGTCGACATCGTCGCCTCCGACGAGGTGGACTACATGGACGTCTCCCCGCGCCAGATGGTGTCCGCGGCGACCGCCATGATCCCGTTCCTCGAGCACGACGACGCCAACCGTGCCCTCATGGGCGCGAACATGATGCGTCAGGCCGTGCCGCTGATCACGGCCGAGGCGCCGCTGGTCGGTACGGGCATGGAGTACCGCGCCGCTGTCGACGCCGGTGACGTCATCAAGGCCGAGAAGGACGGTGTGGTCCAGGAGGTCTCCGCCGACTACATCACCGTGGCCAACGACGACGGCACGTACATCACGTACCGCGTGGCCAAGTTCTTCCGCTCGAACCAGGGCACCTCGGTCAACCAGAAGGTCATCGTCTCCGAGGGCGACCGCGTCATCGAGGGCCAGGTCCTCGGCGACGGTCCGGCCACCCAGAACGGTGAGATGGCGCTGGGCAAGAACCTGCTCGTGGCGTTCATGCCGTGGGAGGGTCACAACTACGAGGACGCGATCATCCTGTCGCAGCGCCTCGTGCAGGACGACGTCCTCTCCTCGATCCACATCGAGGAGCACGAGGTCGACGCCCGTGACACCAAGCTCGGCCCCGAGGAGATCACCCGGGACATCCCGAACGTCTCCGAGGAGGTCCTCGCCGACCTCGACGAGCGCGGCATCATCCGTATCGGTGCCGAGGTCGTCGCCGGCGACATCCTGGTCGGCAAGGTCACCCCGAAGGGTGAGACCGAGCTGACCCCGGAGGAGCGCCTGCTCCGCGCGATCTTCGGTGAGAAGGCCCGCGAGGTCCGTGACACCTCGCTGAAGGTGCCGCACGGCGAGACCGGCAAGGTCATCGGCGTCCGCGTCTTCGACCGCGAGGAGGGCGACGAGCTTCCTCCGGGCGTGAACCAGCTGGTCCGCGTCTACGTCGCCCAGAAGCGCAAGATCACCGACGGTGACAAGCTCGCCGGCCGTCACGGCAACAAGGGTGTCATCTCCAAGATCCTCCCGATCGAGGACATGCCGTTCCTCGAGGACGGCACCCCGGTCGACATCATCCTCAACCCGCTGGGTGTCCCGTCCCGAATGAACCCGGGACAGGTCCTGGAGATCCACCTCGGCTGGCTCGCCAGCCAGGGCTGGGACGTCTCCGGCCTCGGCGAGGAGTGGGCGAAGCGACTGCAGACCATCGGCGCCGACCAGGTCGAGCCGCGGACGAACGTTGCCACCCCGGTCTTCGACGGCGCCCGCGAGGACGAGCTGGCCGGCCTGCTGGAGAACACCCTGCCGAACCGCGACGGCGACCGTCTGGTCCTCCCGTCCGGCAAGGCCCGGCTGTTCGACGGCCGCTCCGGTGAGCCGTTCCCGGACCCGATCTCGGTCGGGTACATGTACATCCTCAAGCTCCACCACCTGGTCGACGACAAGCTGCACGCCCGGTCGACCGGTCCGTACTCGATGATCACCCAGCAGCCGCTGGGTGGTAAGGCCCAGTTCGGTGGCCAGCGCTTCGGTGAGATGGAGGTGTGGGCGCTGGAGGCTTACGGCGCCGCGTACGCCCTCCAGGAGCTGCTGACCATCAAGTCCGACGACGTGACCGGCCGCGTGAAGGTCTACGAGGCCATCGTCAAGGGCGAGAACATCCCGGAGCCCGGCATCCCCGAGTCCTTCAAGGTGCTCATCAAGGAGATGCAGTCCCTGTGCCTCAACGTGGAGGTGCTGTCCTCGGACGGCATGTCCATCGAGATGCGCGACACCGACGAGGACGTCTTCCGCGCGGCGGAGGAGCTCGGTATCGACCTGTCCCGGCGCGAGCCGAGCAGCGTCGAAGAGGTCTGACGGGTCTGGTGGGGGCTCCCACGAAGAGCCCCCACCTCCCCCAGTGCCGCCGGCGCGGCCTGGGGGACCCCCAGCCGGACCCCCTCAGACCATGATTGAGACTCGACCCCGAAAGAGGGCTTGACGAACAGTGCTCGACGTCAACTTCTTCGACGAGCTGCGGATCGGCCTGGCGACCGCGGACGACATCCGACAGTGGTCCCACGGCGAGGTGAAGAAGCCGGAGACCATCAACTACCGCACCCTGAAGCCGGAAAAGGACGGACTCTTCTGCGAGAAGATCTTCGGTCCGACCCGGGACTGGGAGTGCTACTGCGGCAAGTACAAGCGTGTCCGCTTCAAGGGCATCATCTGTGAGCGCTGTGGCGTCGAGGTCACGCGCGCCAAGGTGCGCCGTGAGCGGATGGGCCACATCGAGCTGGCCGCCCCCGTCACCCACATCTGGTACTTCAAGGGCGTTCCGTCGCGTCTGGGCTACCTGCTCGACCTCGCCCCGAAGGACCTGGAGAAGGTCATCTACTTCGCGGCGTACATGATCACGTACGTCGACGACGAGCGCCGCACCCGCGACCTGCCCTCGCTGGAGGCCCATGTCTCCGTCGAGCGCCAGCAGATCGAGAACCGTCGCGACGCCGATGTCGAGGCCCGGGCCAAGAAGCTCGAGACCGACCTGGCCGAGCTCGAGGCCGAGGGTGCCAAGGCCGATGTGCGCCGCAAGGTGCGCGAGGGTGCCGAGCGTGAGATGAAGCAGCTGCGCGACCGCGCCCAGCGCGAGGTCGACCGCCTCGACGAGGTGTGGAACCGCTTCAAGAACCTCAAGGTCCAGGACCTCGAGGGCGACGAGCTGCTCTACCGCGAGCTGCGTGACCGCTTCGGCACGTACTTCGACGGCTCGATGGGTGCCGCGGCGCTGCAGAAGCGCCTGGAGTCCTTCGACCTGGAGGAGGAGGCCGAGCGTCTCCGCGAGATCATCCGTACCGGCAAGGGCCAGAAGAAGACCCGTGCGCTCAAGCGCCTCAAGGTCGTCTCCGCCTTCCTGCAGACCAGCAACAGCCCCAAGGGCATGGTGCTGGACTGCGTCCCGGTGATCCCGCCGGACCTGCGTCCGATGGTGCAGCTGGACGGTGGCCGCTTCGCGACCTCCGACCTGAACGACCTGTACCGCCGTGTGATCAACCGCAACAACCGACTGAAGCGTCTGCTCGACCTCGGTGCCCCCGAGATCATCGTGAACAACGAGAAGCGGATGCTCCAGGAGGCG includes these proteins:
- the rpoB gene encoding DNA-directed RNA polymerase subunit beta, whose translation is MAASRNASTANTNNGASTAPLRISFAKIKEPLEVPNLLALQTESFDWLLGNAAWKARVETALENGQDVPTKSGLEEIFEEISPIEDFSGSMSLTFRDHRFEPPKNSIDECKERDFTFAAPLFVTAEFTNNETGEIKSQTVFMGDFPLMTHKGTFVINGTERVVVSQLVRSPGVYFDTSIDKTSDKDIYSAKVIPSRGAWLEMEIDKRDTVGVRIDRKRKQSVTVLLKALGYTTEQILEEFGEYESMRTTLEKDHTQGQDDALLDIYRKLRPGEPPTREAAQTLLENLYFNPKRYDLAQVGRYKVNKKLGGNQPLDAGVLTVEDILATIKYLVRLHAGETETVAENGQTIVVETDDIDHFGNRRLRNVGELIQNQVRTGLARMERVVRERMTTQDVEAITPQTLINIRPVVASIKEFFGTSQLSQFMDQNNPLSGLTHKRRLSALGPGGLSRERAGLDVRDVHPSHYGRMCPIETPEGPNIGLIGSLASYGRVNVFGFIETPYRKVVDGRVTEEVEYLTADEEDRFLIAQANAPLTEESTFAEARVLVRRRGGEVDIVASDEVDYMDVSPRQMVSAATAMIPFLEHDDANRALMGANMMRQAVPLITAEAPLVGTGMEYRAAVDAGDVIKAEKDGVVQEVSADYITVANDDGTYITYRVAKFFRSNQGTSVNQKVIVSEGDRVIEGQVLGDGPATQNGEMALGKNLLVAFMPWEGHNYEDAIILSQRLVQDDVLSSIHIEEHEVDARDTKLGPEEITRDIPNVSEEVLADLDERGIIRIGAEVVAGDILVGKVTPKGETELTPEERLLRAIFGEKAREVRDTSLKVPHGETGKVIGVRVFDREEGDELPPGVNQLVRVYVAQKRKITDGDKLAGRHGNKGVISKILPIEDMPFLEDGTPVDIILNPLGVPSRMNPGQVLEIHLGWLASQGWDVSGLGEEWAKRLQTIGADQVEPRTNVATPVFDGAREDELAGLLENTLPNRDGDRLVLPSGKARLFDGRSGEPFPDPISVGYMYILKLHHLVDDKLHARSTGPYSMITQQPLGGKAQFGGQRFGEMEVWALEAYGAAYALQELLTIKSDDVTGRVKVYEAIVKGENIPEPGIPESFKVLIKEMQSLCLNVEVLSSDGMSIEMRDTDEDVFRAAEELGIDLSRREPSSVEEV